The following coding sequences lie in one Arachis hypogaea cultivar Tifrunner chromosome 9, arahy.Tifrunner.gnm2.J5K5, whole genome shotgun sequence genomic window:
- the LOC112712275 gene encoding helicase-like transcription factor CHR28 isoform X1 → MPDNGDHIHDFVNSTWRFCSSLGGWISGLILKPCKKVVGIVFTSSLSRLADGKDNCYPEFMDECIYISSSDDDLEEIEDPKRNLPQWAAAERNSDYGGRPRHDSFSRGTSTSGASSSNVNNTHSQIKLHAQPVSSKNGLNQRVARREEPSYHAQNGNTSQSTQQAFKRALPQTVHPYTSRVPPSSSFAPDSRLSNIKDNMNNSQFFDTYRNRPHGVGPSTMSDKAYNRGPFMRGSDEDRFMNQNGVIRVLPPSLMHGKSVPPQYASSSEPAFRSGAGDERAPGSDERLIYEAIVEDLSQNRIEVDVPEGHMCVSLLRHQKIALAWMLQKETRSLHCLGGILADDQGLGKTVSMIALILMQRSLQSKSKTDDACNHKTEALNLDDEDDRATVDLEKLENKEESDDVKPSTEPSSSTRAPSRKRPAAGTLVVCPASVLRQWARELKEKVVEEQRLAVLVYHGGSRTKDPTELARYDVVLTTYAIVTNEVPKQPLVEEDDIDEKMGERFGISSEFSASKKRKQLFNGSKKSKKGRKGLDESSIESASGPLAKVGWFRVILDEAQTIKNHRTQVARACCSLRAKRRWCLSGTPIQNTIDDLYSYFRFLKYDPYAVYKSFYNTIKVPISRNSIQGYKKLQAVLRAIMLRRTKGTLIDGKPIINLPPKTIELTKVDFSTEERAFYMQLEADSRSQFKAYAAAGTVNQNYANILLMLLRLRQACDHPRLVKDYYSDPLGKSSVEMANSLPKEMLINLFNSLETTFAICCTCEDPPEDAVVTMCGHVFCYQCVSDYLNGDDNTCPARGCKAALAEDVVFSKATLRSCLADELGGSNSIKAHDFDHSLVQQSEYSSSKIKAVLEILHSNCKLNSRSSGLLNSGGSHRGSPSDDDSYIEDCDSDVRIMKNTRKYSDSTTVGPIKAIVFSQWTSMLDLVEASLQQSCMKYRRLDGRMSLIARDRSVKDFNTDPEVTVMLMSLKAGNLGLNMVAACHVILLDLWWNPTTEDQAIDRAHRIGQTRPVTVTRLTVKDTVEDRILALQEEKRKMVASAFGEEHAGSSATRLTMDDLKYLFMV, encoded by the exons ATGCCCGACAATGGAGACCATATCCATGATTTTGTCAACTCAACTTGGAGATTTTGTTCTTCTTTAGGTGGTTGGATTTCGGGTTTAATATTGAAACCTTGCAAAAAAGTG GTTGGCATAGTATTTACGAGTTCTCTTTCTAGGTTGGCTGACGGAAAGGACAATTGTTATCCTGAGTTCATGGATGAATGTATATATATTAGCTCATCAGATGATGACCTTGAGGAGATAGAAGATCCAAAAAGGAATCTCCCTCAATGGGCTGCTGCTGAAAGGAATTCAG ATTATGGTGGACGGCCAAGGCACGATAGTTTTTCAAGAGGCACAAGTACTTCAGGTGCTAGCTCGTCCAATGTTAATAATACTCATTCCCAAATCAAGCTTCATGCTCAACCTGTATCTAGCAAAAATGGACTGAATCAGAGAGTTGCACGTCGAGAAGAACCTTCATATCATGCACAGAATGGAAACACAAGTCAGTCAACTCAACAGGCTTTCAAGCGGGCTCTTCCTCAAACTGTTCATCCATATACATCAAGGGTTCCACCATCTTCGTCGTTTGCACCTGATAGCAGATTAAGTAACATAAAGGATAACATGAACAATAGTCAGTTTTTCGATACATATAGGAATCGTCCCCATGGAGTAGGACCTAGCACGATGAGCGACAAGGCCTACAACCGTGGCCCATTTATGAGGGGAAGTGATGAAGATCGCTTCATGAATCAAAATGGTGTGATTAGGGTTCTTCCTCCATCTTTGATGCATGGTAAGTCTGTACCTCCACAGTATGCTAGTTCCAGTGAACCTGCATTCCGCTCTGGTGCAGGTGATGAACGGGCTCCTGGAAGTGATGAGAGACTAATTTATGAGGCCATTGTGGAG GATCTCAGTCAAAATAGAATAGAAGTTGATGTACCTGAGGGTCACATGTGTGTCTCTCTTCTTAGACATCAG AAAATTGCATTGGCTTGGATGCTTCAGAAGGAAACCAGAAGTTTGCATTGCCTTGGGGGGATTTTGGCTGATGATCAG GGCCTTGGCAAGACAGTTTCAATGATTGCCCTCATCCTAATGCAGAGGTCACTGCAATCAAAATCTAAAACAGACGATGCATGCAATCATAAAACTGAAGCTTTGAATTTGGACGATGAGGATGATCGTGCTACTGTTGATTTGGAAAAGcttgaaaataaagaagaatctGATGATGTAAAACCTAGTACAGAACCTAGTAGTTCAACACGAGCACCAAGTAGGAAAAGGCCGGCTGCTGGCACACTTGTTGTTTGCCCTGCAAGTGTTCTTCGACAATGGGCCAGAGAGCTTAAAGAAAAAGTTGTTGAAGAGCAGAGACTTGCTGTTTTGGTTTATCACGGGGGCAGTAGGACAAAGGATCCTACTGAACTTGCAAGATATGATGTGGTCCTCACAACATATGCTATTGTGACTAATGAAGTTCCAAAGCAGCCGTTGGTTGAGGAGGATGATATTGATGAAAAAATGGGGGAAAGATTTGGGATATCCTCTGAATTTTCTGCCAGTAAAAAGAGGAAGCAGTTATTTAATGGaagtaagaaaagtaaaaaggGTAGAAAGGGATTAGACGAATCTTCAATTGAATCTGCTTCTGGTCCTCTTGCAAAAGTAGGTTGGTTTAGGGTTATTCTAGATGAAGCTCAAACAATAAAGAACCATAGAACTCAGGTAGCTAGAGCTTGCTGCAGTCTTAGGGCCAAAAGGAGGTGGTGCTTATCTGGAACACCTATTCAAAATACAATTGATGATTTGTATAGCTACTTTAGGTTCCTGAAGTATGATCCTTATGCTGTGTATAAATCGTTCTACAATACAATAAAAGTTCCGATATCCAGAAATTCTATCCAAGGGTACAAGAAGCTTCAGGCAGTTCTGAGGGCCATTATGCTTCGCCGTACAAAAG GAACTTTGATCGATGGGAAGCCAATAATCAATTTACCTCCTAAAACAATTGAGCTGACTAAGGTGGATTTCTCCACTGAGGAGCGGGCCTTCTATATGCAGTTGGAAGCAGATTCACGTTCCCAATTTAAG GCCTATGCTGCTGCTGGCACGGTGAATCAAAACTATGCAAATATTCTTTTAATGCTTTTGCGTCTTCGTCAAGCTTGTGATCACCCACGTCTTGTTAAAGATTATTATTCTGATCCTCTTGGGAAATCCTCTGTGGAAATGGCAAACTCACTTCCAAAGGAGATGTTGATTAATCTGTTTAATAGTTTGGAAACGACCTTTGCTATATGCTGTACTTGTGAG GATCCACCTGAAGACGCAGTTGTTACAATGTGTGGCCATGTCTTCTGTTATCAATGTGTATCAGATTACTTGAATGGTGATGATAATACATGCCCTGCTCGTGGTTGTAAAGCAGCACTTGCAGAAGATGTTGTTTTCTCCAAAGCTACTTTGAGGAGTTGCTTGGCTGATGAACTTGGTGGTAGTAATTCCATAAAAGCGCATGATTTTGATCATTCACTAGTGCAGCAGAGTGAGTACAGTTCATCTAAAATCAAAGCTGTCCTTGAGATTCTGCATTCAAATTGTAAACTGAATAGTCGTAGCTCTGGTTTACTAAATTCTGGTGGAAGCCATAGAGGTTCGCCATCTGATGATGATTCATATATTGAAGATTGCGACTCAGATGTTAGGATTatgaaaaacacaagaaaatattCAGACTCCACAACTGTAGGACCAATAAAAGCTATAGTTTTTTCCCAATGGACTAGCATGTTGGACTTGGTTGAGGCATCATTGCAACAATCCTGTATGAAATATAGGAGACTTGATGGGCGGATGTCTCTGATTGCTAGGGACAGATCTGTTAAAGATTTCAATACTGATCCCGAG GTAACTGTTATGCTGATGTCACTAAAAGCAGGAAATCTTGGTTTGAATATGGTTGCTGCATGCCATGTTATTCTTTTGGATCTGTGGTGGAATCCAACAACTGAAGATCAAGCTATTGATCGAGCTCATAGAATTGGACAGACTCGTCCTGTTACTGTGACACGGCTTACTGTAAAAGATACAGTTGAAGACAGAATACTGGCTCTTCAG